AACGCATATTATGTGATTAAATACTTACACGCTATATACAATTTAGACAGTTGCCTTATTTGTTATAGTTAACACACTTTTATTACCTAACCTTATAACTAAATAGCGTAATATTACTACTGAATCCTCTGGGCACTGCATCGGCAGGGACAACGACGAGGGACCGAACAAAATGTATCATTGACTCCATGAAAATTGGATCTTGTGCTTGTGTAAGAGTCCACCTGTGTTGTGTATGCAGTCGATACATTAGCCCCGACTCATCTCCGCGTAATAGCCAACCGAGCTAGTGCGGCAGCGAAGCAACCGAAAAATAAAAGTTCTACAATGTAAATATACAATTTCTAAGATAAATTCAAGATCAAATTCTAACACCAAATCCCTTTCCAGGGAGCATCCTTCGACGAAAAACGCTGAAATGAGTAATGACATAAACTTGAATACAGAAGCAAATACAAAGTGGCCAAAAGTGAGGAGTCCCCACGGTCGACGCCGGGACTATGTGCGGTCTGAAAAACACCATAACTTTATTTTCTCCCTCATTCCAACTTTACACAAATTTCCTGCTTCATTCTTTAATGTTGTgcttattttatcaaataagtacttagtttttttttcggttaaGGAAAGTACCTACCTGACTGACTGCTTTCGGATATTTCGGCCCTAATCCAATGTTTGATCGAATGATCATTTCGTCTAATGGAGCTACACTGAAATTATATAATTTCCTGGCAAGTTCCAATTAAACCTAACGTACACCTGACTTATTTTAAATCACCGACCTATTTTCAGTATCTATAGAAGACAAATTATACCAAATGATCATCTGACCAAACGTGACATGAGGCCAAAATATTTGGGTCATACAAGGGAAACTGCACTTAgtctataatatatatatgtatatattgcTGTGGTAATTAATCTTCTTTGctcataattaaattagttttattcaaTACCCCTAACTATTGAAAAACATCTTGACTTTAGATCTACAAGACTGGCTCCTTATCAGTTGCTGCAAGATGACCCAACAACGTAAgtaaacttatttataaacaacattttaacACATGGTACCTACGTTTGTCATAACTCGAGGTGGTATACTTTAATGTTATGATGACAAAGTTCAAACATTTCTCTATTAATTAGCCagaattttataacattttattaaaatttccatacctaatttttatttgtcatacaTAACCTACTGCATTAGGTACTTATGACACTTTTCGAAAAATCCTAAACATGGCGCGTTTTGAGATAATCGAACTTCATCGTTTATCGATTCCTGTTGTTTTATTAACCGACTCTaccaaaaaaggaggaggttctatgttccaatgtttgtatttttttgtgtatgttcaccgattactaagtcaattgtggaccgattttcaaaattatttttttaatcgaaaaagtattcttctgaggtggtcccattgtcaccaagtcaagatctgatgatgggatcctggggaaatcgagggcaaacctcaaattttataggcatacctatggcgattttggcatttttagtattaaaatgagcatttgactgactgacacactgactcgtgctgaggcaccgacttcgagctagtacgtacctaaaaaaatattttcaagggacttgtagtcggttccattttttgttatttttttcatttttttggagtcggttttacttttttgttaataatttatgtttgttaccttgcCTGCAGTTTTTCGGCATGCAACGCTGTTTTCCAGCTCTTAaatgtttgtaatatttttagcACACAAGCAAGTAAAATTAAATCGGATCCAGTTATGTTTGGTGATTTCAATCAGTATTCTGTAagtatgatttttaatttaaaaaacatagaATTACagcacataataataataatatgataagtAAATATCACAAACCACCCTGCTTATTGTTTAGATGAAAAACGATTTAGAGATAATGCTGAGAGATATTGACGAAGCAAATGTTACCGTCGAAGTAATCACTAGAACTGTTGAATACAATGACAtagttatttgtaaaataactcAATCTAAGCTACAATCAAGATACTTCAGAGCAAATGAAGACAAATACATGGATGAAGAGCCAgagaagaaaataatatttattgtacacgGCCTCAGTGCTATGGGATTCACAAGAGTGCCATGCTTAAATGAGAAGAAATCGTTCATGAAGTTACTTAAATATTACACAGCACATTTGgacaaatttgatatatttttgattCCAATGGCTAATCCAGACGGGATTGGAGACGAGACCGTAAGTAAATCAATAATCAGAGTAAATTCAAGTAGTAGcttattacaattattaacaCTGTTCGCTCTTCAACAAGTGATGCCGTTGTTGTCTCTAGTTTTTCAAAATGGTTGTctattgtgaccttttaagctCTACAGCTggacataaatatttttaaagctcgAAAACTGGAATAAGAATAAATCGCCACAGTCTGCGTGTTTGGGTGTGGCTTTGGACCGAAACTTCGACGTGTCGTGGAATGCGAGCAATAGCAACTCTTGCAACCAGCAGTACCCAGGACCCTCGCCGTTCTCCGAACTTGAAAGTCGAGCCATCGGGGATGTGCTGCACTATTACAGTCACAAGATCATCGCGTACATCCATGTCCATGGTGGGACATACGACCCTAATATATTCAAGGTAGGTATTAGGAGCCTACTAATACAGATGTATTATCAAAATTCGGATACTAAGTACCGAAAAATCTATTGACTTATTTTGTAAGGttaattgcaaataaatagcATGGACTgttaaaattcggattatcgggttaggttaggttagttgggTAGTAGGCATGACGTGTGTCTAATGTTTTTTACTAAGTAGTTTAAACAATCTTGTATTTGTTTCTTCTTTATTAAGTACCTTCTTAACTATACAAAGTGACATCAAATTCTTTCGAAATACTCCTGGTTATTATCGGGTAAGTTTGACTGAACCTGTGAAGGTTTTTCATCGGAATTTTTCATCTCAAGTGTAGTCACGTCTTTGACAAGACAAAATTTGCTGACGTAAGTTGTTCAGTCAACTTAacccaaccatctgctgaaTTATTCCAGAAGAATTcgaagagattttttttaaaaatgtacataCAGATGTGTAtcgcactaatattataaatgcgaaagtttggaagtctgtttgtatgttacttcatcatgtctaaacagcaaaaccgattgagatgaaatccggtatacagatagtttgtgtcTCGGGGGaacacataggatagtttttatcccgggaaattgcatagttcacgCTGGAAAGCAAttaccgaattctacgcgagcGGAGTCGCGGGTATCGGCTAGTATTTAGatataaatattgtttgtttagcAGTAAAGAAAGATAGAAAAAGTTAATAGTTACGTTCAGAATAAAATTGCGCTAATTATCGTTAAAAAATTCTAACAGTTTCATTTATTGCAACTTATTCACAGAAGcggaatttaatttcacataaaAGATAAGTATCAAGTGATATCGGTGAGAACGTTTAATGAAAAAGATGGTAATTTTCAGGGTGATGCTGTTCTGTATCCGAAAGGCTTTACTGAAGTTGCTACGGAAGATGACAAGTATATCGATATCAAGGGTGAGATCGACGAGGCGATACGGAACGCGGGCTTCAAAGTGATGTCTGTTAGCATGGAAACGTTGTACAACTGGTACGGCAAAGTGCATGGGTCTAGTGTCGACTTTGCTTCGACGGTAAGGATATTTGAATTctattttagacgaccagatggcctagtggttagagaacctgactacgaagcttgaggtcccgggttcaattcccgcgtcggggcagatatttgtatgaaaaatacgaaggtttgttctcgggtcttgggtgtttaatatgtatttaagtatgtatcta
This portion of the Choristoneura fumiferana chromosome 14, NRCan_CFum_1, whole genome shotgun sequence genome encodes:
- the LOC141435071 gene encoding carboxypeptidase B-like yields the protein MPSRRNFIPFIPVENLPFWERHDPKPMRRTASKKHKRSQKKSDEEHPSTKNAEMSNDINLNTEANTKWPKVRSPHGRRRDYVRSTRLAPYQLLQDDPTTTQASKIKSDPVMFGDFNQYSMKNDLEIMLRDIDEANVTVEVITRTVEYNDIVICKITQSKLQSRYFRANEDKYMDEEPEKKIIFIVHGLSAMGFTRVPCLNEKKSFMKLLKYYTAHLDKFDIFLIPMANPDGIGDETLENWNKNKSPQSACLGVALDRNFDVSWNASNSNSCNQQYPGPSPFSELESRAIGDVLHYYSHKIIAYIHVHGGTYDPNIFKGDAVLYPKGFTEVATEDDKYIDIKGEIDEAIRNAGFKVMSVSMETLYNWYGKVHGSSVDFASTIYGVPYAMEFVMQPYEDNKRAEHSDEKISDNVLTEIWKRVIDVVFTNIYKNTHTNDV